One Natronomonas moolapensis 8.8.11 genomic region harbors:
- a CDS encoding esterase/lipase family protein — MSVGTPTQGFSVPWGILRSVRKLRGARNRDGCAVGCDHARTDDSRLPWSSDGAYGGWGGEAYHGTDADSDRRPVVFVHGNQRDACDWTAHASFFLQRGYAGEDLWAITFQAGTPTHEAMAEQLDEFVRKVKTHTGADAVDVVGHSLGVTGLRYWLASRGRFEWVDTFVGLAGANHGTVLSTWCAETGLQGGAYGSSEFLRADYDEIPGHPLSILNTDETPGDVDYYTLRGSDDALFWRCPDSPALEGARNAELKTDHDGVRRDQRAIEYVFEWVSGTHPYNVQHQVPAP, encoded by the coding sequence GTGTCAGTTGGTACACCAACACAAGGGTTTTCGGTTCCGTGGGGTATCCTGCGGAGCGTCCGGAAACTCCGGGGCGCACGGAACCGTGATGGCTGTGCGGTCGGTTGCGATCACGCCCGAACCGACGATAGCCGGCTTCCGTGGTCGAGCGACGGGGCCTACGGCGGCTGGGGCGGTGAGGCGTACCACGGCACCGACGCCGACAGCGACCGCCGGCCCGTCGTGTTCGTCCACGGCAACCAGCGCGACGCCTGCGATTGGACCGCCCACGCCTCCTTTTTCCTCCAGCGCGGCTACGCCGGCGAGGATCTCTGGGCGATCACATTCCAGGCGGGAACTCCGACCCACGAGGCGATGGCCGAACAGCTCGACGAGTTCGTCCGGAAGGTAAAGACACACACGGGAGCCGACGCCGTCGACGTCGTCGGTCACAGCCTCGGGGTCACTGGCCTCCGCTATTGGCTCGCGAGCCGCGGGCGCTTCGAGTGGGTCGACACCTTCGTCGGCCTCGCCGGCGCGAACCACGGGACGGTCCTGAGCACGTGGTGCGCCGAGACGGGGCTGCAGGGCGGTGCCTACGGCAGCAGCGAGTTCCTCCGGGCGGATTACGACGAGATCCCGGGACACCCGCTTTCGATCCTCAACACCGACGAGACGCCCGGCGACGTCGACTACTACACGCTCCGGGGCAGCGACGACGCCCTCTTTTGGCGCTGTCCGGACAGCCCCGCTCTCGAGGGGGCGAGAAACGCTGAACTCAAAACCGACCACGACGGCGTCCGACGCGACCAGCGGGCCATCGAGTACGTCTTCGAGTGGGTCTCGGGCACCCACCCGTACAACGTCCAACACCAGGTTCCGGCGCCGTAG
- a CDS encoding DUF6360 family protein yields MVDRMMKVNAYTTLDLLEAEAEGHGFTEEAYAVLNVTSPRNDPDHVSLQLELDNTELEHLDAHADTVRLSAAEARELAADLETHATKVESAEE; encoded by the coding sequence ATGGTCGACCGTATGATGAAGGTCAACGCGTACACGACGCTGGATCTCCTCGAAGCCGAGGCCGAAGGCCACGGCTTCACCGAGGAGGCCTACGCCGTCTTGAACGTCACCAGCCCCCGGAACGACCCCGACCACGTCTCGTTGCAGCTCGAACTCGACAACACCGAACTGGAGCACCTCGACGCCCACGCCGACACGGTCCGGCTCTCGGCCGCCGAGGCCCGCGAGCTCGCCGCCGATCTGGAGACGCACGCAACGAAGGTCGAGTCCGCCGAGGAGTGA
- a CDS encoding aldo/keto reductase codes for MDTFDIGGELTVGRIGLGAMRITGEDVIGEPDDPEAAREVLRRAAELVDLIDTADAYGPGVSERLIGETLAPYDDVAVATKGGLLRNGNGEWLPRGDPDHLRNAALCSLDRLRTDRIELYQLHTPDPDADFEASVTALAELKDDGVIEHIGLSNVDVDQLDRARDHIEVATVQNHYNVAYREEAAVLDACEEYEIGFIPWYPLAAGDLGSVEGLADVAEAHDTTVQAVALAWLLERSPVTLPIPGTERVEHLEANVAAADLELTDAEVARLR; via the coding sequence ATGGACACCTTCGACATCGGCGGCGAGTTGACGGTCGGCCGGATCGGCCTCGGCGCGATGCGGATCACCGGCGAGGACGTCATCGGCGAGCCCGACGACCCCGAGGCCGCCCGCGAGGTACTGCGGCGGGCCGCGGAACTAGTGGATCTGATCGACACCGCCGACGCCTACGGCCCGGGCGTCAGCGAGCGACTCATCGGCGAGACGCTCGCCCCCTACGACGACGTGGCCGTCGCGACGAAGGGCGGGCTGCTCCGAAACGGAAACGGCGAGTGGCTGCCGCGCGGCGACCCGGACCACCTCCGCAACGCCGCGTTGTGTAGCCTCGATCGGCTCCGGACCGACCGGATCGAGTTGTATCAGCTCCACACGCCGGATCCCGACGCCGACTTCGAGGCCAGCGTGACGGCGCTCGCGGAACTCAAAGACGACGGCGTCATCGAGCACATCGGTCTTTCGAACGTCGACGTCGACCAGCTCGACCGCGCCCGCGACCACATTGAGGTCGCGACCGTTCAGAACCACTACAACGTCGCCTACCGCGAGGAAGCGGCCGTCCTCGACGCCTGCGAGGAGTACGAGATCGGCTTCATCCCGTGGTACCCCCTCGCCGCCGGGGACCTCGGCTCGGTCGAGGGGCTCGCGGACGTCGCCGAAGCCCACGACACGACAGTTCAGGCCGTCGCGCTGGCGTGGCTGCTCGAGCGCTCGCCCGTGACACTCCCTATTCCGGGTACGGAACGCGTCGAGCACCTGGAAGCCAACGTCGCGGCGGCCGACCTCGAGTTGACGGACGCGGAGGTCGCGCGGCTGCGGTGA
- a CDS encoding MATE family efflux transporter, translating to MSLRRRLGGLFKSQSELDLTDGSIPKSLFFLSFPIVITNLLQVGYNLADTFWLGRYSTEALAAISLGFPLVYLFISLGLGLTVAGSVLVAQHTGADQQKKAEYAASQAVVLTVLAGVVLGAVGYAFVAELLQVFGAEPTVLGLATDYMEVISLGLPFLFGFTVFIALMRGAGDTVTPMVVMFGTVVVNVVLDPLLIFGVGPLPELGVEGAAIATIFARGSAMVVGLWLMFRGAHGIQIHLRQMIPDLDYSWKLLRIGIPASVENTGRAVSINAVLVIVTLFSTAVVAGFGVGIRVFSMIFMPAIAIDRGVEAMTGQNIGAGRQDRVVATNRFAAKVSFALLSGLGVVTFVFAPEIVRVFDDSPAVVAEGASFLRWIAPTFGFVGVVRAYSGGFRGAGKTLTAAAIAVVLFGFIRLPIAYVASQGLVPIDGWFFVTPSPTGIWFAFAVSGVIAALVAAAWFESGGWRGGALTARGVDTTDDGAAAEGVRPADNSSDDDGDPGPATDDD from the coding sequence ATGAGTCTCCGGCGACGGCTCGGCGGACTGTTCAAAAGCCAGTCGGAACTCGATCTCACCGACGGGTCGATCCCGAAGTCGCTGTTTTTCCTCTCGTTTCCCATCGTCATCACCAACCTCCTGCAGGTGGGATACAATCTCGCCGATACCTTCTGGCTGGGGCGATACAGTACGGAGGCGCTGGCGGCGATCAGCCTCGGGTTTCCGCTCGTGTACCTGTTCATTTCGTTGGGGCTCGGACTGACAGTCGCCGGCAGCGTGCTCGTCGCCCAACACACCGGGGCGGACCAACAAAAAAAAGCCGAGTACGCCGCCTCCCAAGCGGTCGTGCTTACCGTCTTGGCCGGTGTCGTACTCGGGGCGGTCGGCTACGCCTTCGTCGCCGAGTTGCTACAGGTGTTCGGCGCTGAACCGACGGTGTTGGGGCTAGCGACCGACTACATGGAGGTCATCAGCCTCGGATTGCCGTTCCTGTTCGGCTTCACGGTCTTTATCGCGCTGATGCGGGGCGCCGGCGACACCGTCACGCCGATGGTCGTCATGTTCGGGACGGTCGTCGTCAACGTCGTTCTCGATCCGCTGCTCATCTTCGGCGTCGGCCCGCTGCCCGAACTCGGTGTCGAGGGGGCGGCGATCGCGACCATCTTCGCCCGCGGGTCGGCGATGGTCGTCGGCCTCTGGCTCATGTTCCGCGGCGCCCACGGCATCCAGATCCACCTCCGACAGATGATACCGGACCTCGACTACAGCTGGAAACTCCTCCGGATCGGCATCCCGGCCTCCGTCGAAAACACCGGGCGTGCGGTCTCGATCAACGCCGTGTTGGTGATCGTCACGCTCTTTTCGACCGCCGTCGTCGCCGGGTTCGGCGTCGGCATCCGGGTCTTCTCGATGATCTTTATGCCCGCCATCGCCATCGACCGCGGGGTGGAGGCGATGACCGGACAGAACATCGGCGCGGGCCGGCAGGATCGGGTCGTCGCGACCAACCGCTTTGCGGCAAAGGTCTCGTTCGCGCTCCTCTCGGGGCTGGGCGTGGTCACGTTCGTGTTTGCCCCGGAGATCGTCCGCGTCTTCGACGACTCGCCGGCGGTCGTCGCCGAGGGCGCGTCGTTCCTGCGGTGGATCGCGCCCACCTTCGGGTTCGTCGGCGTTGTCCGGGCGTACAGCGGCGGTTTCCGCGGGGCTGGCAAGACGCTGACCGCGGCTGCGATCGCCGTGGTGTTGTTCGGGTTCATCCGACTCCCGATAGCCTACGTCGCCTCACAGGGGCTCGTTCCGATCGACGGCTGGTTCTTTGTGACCCCGTCGCCGACGGGCATCTGGTTCGCCTTCGCCGTCTCCGGCGTGATCGCCGCCCTCGTCGCGGCAGCGTGGTTCGAGAGCGGCGGCTGGCGCGGCGGCGCCCTCACCGCACGCGGGGTCGATACGACGGACGACGGGGCCGCCGCCGAGGGCGTGCGACCGGCCGATAACAGTAGTGACGACGATGGCGATCCGGGACCGGCCACCGACGACGACTGA
- a CDS encoding 5' nucleotidase, NT5C type: protein MTDRPLDPGSTLLVDLDGVVAEQLPRLCTYLRREYDHDVEPADIDDWSYDVPGTESHIGDVIGELMTDHAEWYFGGMDPRPGVAGTLSTLRSEYRVEIATHRIPETHDVSKAWLDDHGIGYDAFHDEVPRNKGALAGDALIDDYHGNVADALSAGKAGVLMRQPYSDPGACDGAHVVTSWDDVRTLLSV, encoded by the coding sequence ATGACTGATCGCCCCCTCGACCCCGGCTCGACGCTGCTCGTCGACCTCGACGGCGTCGTCGCCGAGCAGCTCCCGCGGCTCTGTACGTATCTCCGTCGCGAGTACGACCACGACGTCGAGCCGGCGGATATCGACGACTGGTCCTACGACGTGCCGGGAACCGAGAGCCACATCGGCGACGTCATCGGCGAGTTGATGACCGACCACGCGGAGTGGTACTTCGGCGGGATGGACCCCCGGCCGGGCGTCGCCGGCACCCTCTCGACGCTGCGCTCGGAGTACCGCGTCGAGATCGCGACCCACCGGATCCCGGAGACACACGACGTCTCGAAGGCGTGGCTCGACGATCACGGGATCGGCTACGACGCCTTCCACGACGAGGTCCCCCGCAACAAGGGCGCACTCGCAGGCGACGCCCTGATCGACGATTACCACGGCAACGTCGCCGACGCCCTCTCGGCGGGGAAGGCGGGGGTTCTGATGCGACAGCCCTACAGCGACCCCGGTGCCTGTGACGGCGCACACGTCGTCACGTCCTGGGACGACGTCCGGACGCTGTTGTCAGTCTGA
- a CDS encoding MBL fold metallo-hydrolase, with protein MNVQFLGGAGEVGRSAILVNESLLLDFGMKTDDPPQYPVGDVSPDAVLVSHGHLDHVGALPALLSGHERPPIHWTPPSYELAMRLAADTLKLHGGTPLCPFTEEERRRVTEVSETHGYREPFRAAGHRVEFFDAGHIPGSAHVLVDDGDTRLLYTGDFHTDDQRLVSGTTARPDADVVVSESTYADVEHAPRERVETRFVDSVRTTLWEGGTVVVPAFAIGRTQEIMLLCAAHDIDCYVDGMGVEVTEMLRRHPGFLRDADAMDAATSNARTVTGRDGQRRRIAAESTVIVTTAGMLSGGPAMTYVPEIHANPVNKICFSGYQVAGTPGRQLLETGSAEIGGQHLRVSAQLERYDFSAHADRDGLRAFLEAYADTPILVQHGDSCAWFAEQLRGDGFDATAPELGDTVEVS; from the coding sequence GTGAACGTCCAGTTTCTCGGCGGTGCGGGCGAAGTCGGTCGCAGCGCGATCCTCGTGAACGAGTCGCTGCTTCTCGATTTCGGAATGAAGACCGACGACCCGCCGCAGTACCCGGTCGGCGACGTCTCGCCCGACGCGGTCCTCGTGAGCCACGGCCACCTCGATCACGTCGGGGCGCTCCCCGCCCTGCTTTCGGGGCACGAGCGACCGCCGATCCACTGGACCCCGCCGAGCTACGAGCTGGCGATGCGGCTCGCGGCGGACACGCTCAAACTCCACGGCGGGACGCCGCTGTGCCCCTTCACCGAGGAGGAACGCCGCCGCGTCACCGAGGTCTCCGAAACCCACGGCTACCGCGAGCCGTTCAGGGCCGCGGGCCACCGCGTCGAGTTCTTCGACGCCGGGCACATCCCCGGCAGCGCCCACGTCCTGGTCGACGACGGCGACACCCGCCTGCTGTACACGGGTGATTTCCACACCGACGACCAGCGGCTCGTATCGGGGACGACAGCGCGTCCCGACGCCGACGTCGTCGTCTCCGAGAGCACCTACGCTGACGTCGAACACGCCCCTCGCGAGCGGGTCGAAACGCGCTTCGTCGACAGCGTCCGGACGACGCTCTGGGAGGGCGGCACCGTCGTCGTTCCGGCCTTCGCCATCGGCCGGACCCAAGAGATCATGCTTCTGTGTGCGGCCCACGACATCGACTGTTACGTCGACGGGATGGGCGTAGAGGTGACCGAGATGCTCCGCCGACACCCCGGGTTCCTCCGGGACGCCGACGCCATGGACGCGGCGACATCGAACGCCCGGACCGTGACCGGCCGGGACGGCCAGCGCCGCCGCATCGCCGCCGAATCGACGGTCATCGTAACGACCGCCGGGATGCTCTCGGGCGGTCCCGCGATGACGTACGTCCCCGAGATACACGCCAACCCGGTCAACAAGATCTGTTTTTCCGGCTACCAGGTCGCGGGGACGCCCGGCCGCCAACTGCTGGAGACGGGCAGCGCCGAGATCGGCGGCCAACACCTGCGGGTCAGCGCCCAACTCGAGCGCTACGACTTCTCGGCACACGCCGACCGCGACGGGCTCCGGGCGTTCCTCGAGGCCTACGCGGACACGCCGATACTCGTCCAGCACGGCGACAGCTGTGCGTGGTTCGCCGAACAGCTCCGTGGGGACGGCTTCGACGCGACCGCGCCGGAACTCGGGGACACGGTCGAGGTGTCCTGA
- a CDS encoding DUF5786 family protein, translating into MGFGSYDESEQKDQNVDTDDSEAVNVHENDHDGSVEFEFDDEESLIDRLHEMQDDADED; encoded by the coding sequence ATGGGCTTCGGTAGTTACGACGAATCCGAACAGAAGGACCAGAACGTCGACACGGACGACAGCGAGGCCGTCAACGTCCACGAGAACGACCACGACGGCAGCGTCGAATTCGAGTTCGACGACGAGGAGTCGCTCATCGACCGGCTCCACGAGATGCAGGACGACGCCGACGAGGACTGA
- a CDS encoding universal stress protein gives MNRNVLVPVDDSEPASDALEFATDHYGDATITALHVVDPTDFPVGGFESGVMTDIDQIRENQKGHAENLLEDVRERLTDRGVDVETAIEFGKPSNAIVEYADEHDVDLVTIGSHGRTGASRVLLGSVAETVVRRSPVPVTVVR, from the coding sequence ATGAACCGAAACGTACTCGTTCCCGTCGACGACTCGGAACCGGCCTCTGACGCGCTCGAATTCGCCACGGATCACTACGGCGACGCCACGATCACGGCGCTACACGTCGTCGATCCGACGGACTTCCCGGTCGGCGGGTTCGAATCCGGCGTAATGACGGACATCGACCAGATCCGCGAGAACCAGAAAGGACACGCCGAGAATCTCCTCGAGGACGTCCGCGAGCGGCTGACGGATCGGGGTGTCGACGTCGAGACAGCCATTGAGTTCGGCAAGCCATCGAACGCGATCGTCGAGTACGCCGACGAACACGACGTCGACCTCGTCACCATCGGGAGCCACGGACGAACCGGTGCGAGCCGGGTGCTGTTGGGGAGCGTCGCCGAGACGGTCGTCCGGCGCTCGCCGGTTCCGGTCACCGTCGTCCGGTAA
- a CDS encoding S1C family serine protease — protein sequence MSRQTRRRFLTGAAGLAAGLAGCATGVRDTPDPVPPAETADETDSRYTAAFDRTIESVAFVGAGDGSGSGFVHDGVVVTNQHVVGDAETADIRFENGEWRSAGVTATDVYADLAVLSTDVPEYARPLSFVDSVPPVGTEVLALGSPFGLESSVSSGIISGRNRSLPNEQTGFSIPNTVQTDAGLDPGNSGGPLVTMEGQVTGVAVAGAGTSVGFAVSPLLARRVLPELIETGNYDHPFLGIRLIEVTPTVAEANGLDEPRGILVVETTESAPTGTELRGISGERTVGGQTVPVGGDVLVELDGESIDSNADLGTTLALELSPGDRVPATVIRDGERREITVAIGARPDPRGVR from the coding sequence ATGTCACGGCAGACACGCCGACGCTTCCTCACCGGAGCGGCGGGGCTCGCGGCCGGCCTCGCCGGTTGTGCCACCGGCGTCCGAGACACCCCTGATCCCGTGCCGCCGGCGGAGACGGCCGACGAGACCGACTCCAGGTACACTGCGGCGTTCGATCGGACCATCGAGTCGGTCGCCTTCGTCGGCGCCGGAGACGGCAGCGGATCGGGGTTCGTCCACGACGGCGTCGTCGTCACGAACCAACACGTCGTCGGGGACGCAGAAACGGCTGACATCCGGTTCGAAAACGGCGAGTGGCGGAGCGCGGGCGTCACCGCGACGGACGTCTACGCCGACCTCGCGGTGCTGTCGACGGACGTTCCGGAATACGCTCGTCCGTTGTCGTTCGTCGACTCGGTCCCCCCCGTCGGGACTGAAGTGCTCGCGTTGGGGAGTCCCTTCGGGCTCGAATCCTCCGTCTCCTCGGGCATCATAAGCGGCCGGAACCGGTCGCTCCCGAACGAGCAGACCGGCTTTTCGATCCCCAACACCGTCCAGACCGACGCCGGGTTGGACCCCGGCAACAGCGGCGGCCCGCTCGTCACGATGGAGGGGCAGGTGACCGGCGTTGCCGTCGCGGGGGCCGGAACGAGCGTCGGGTTCGCCGTCTCGCCGCTGCTCGCTCGCCGGGTGCTGCCGGAACTCATCGAGACGGGCAACTACGACCACCCCTTCCTCGGCATCCGGCTGATCGAGGTGACGCCGACGGTCGCGGAGGCAAACGGCCTCGACGAACCGCGCGGGATCCTCGTCGTCGAGACGACCGAGAGCGCACCGACGGGGACCGAACTCCGCGGCATCTCCGGCGAGCGAACGGTGGGCGGGCAGACGGTCCCCGTCGGCGGTGACGTCCTCGTCGAACTCGACGGGGAGTCCATCGACTCCAACGCCGACTTGGGGACGACGCTGGCGCTGGAACTCTCGCCGGGCGATCGGGTCCCGGCGACGGTCATCCGCGACGGCGAACGGCGCGAGATAACCGTCGCCATCGGTGCGCGGCCCGACCCCCGAGGGGTCAGGTGA
- a CDS encoding DUF5790 family protein, producing the protein MSQATLDDDDLFDEAAAEMREDVETSLAAAKSSLPAPDDVWEAEADNTLGVLNGLKGALDAGDAEEDLRDAKKWFAIGRKADAFEDAEDLEAEIEALETTLSRIADAHEQVGKLTATVPELRGALEDAESGDGTE; encoded by the coding sequence ATGAGCCAGGCCACGCTCGACGACGACGATCTGTTCGACGAAGCCGCCGCCGAGATGCGCGAGGACGTCGAAACCAGCCTCGCGGCGGCGAAATCGTCGCTGCCGGCCCCCGACGACGTCTGGGAGGCCGAGGCCGACAACACCCTCGGTGTGCTCAACGGGCTGAAAGGAGCACTCGACGCCGGCGACGCCGAGGAGGACCTCCGGGACGCGAAAAAGTGGTTCGCGATCGGCCGGAAGGCCGACGCCTTCGAGGACGCCGAGGACCTCGAAGCGGAGATCGAAGCCCTCGAGACGACGCTCTCGCGCATCGCAGACGCACACGAACAGGTGGGCAAACTTACCGCGACGGTCCCCGAGTTGCGCGGCGCGCTGGAGGACGCGGAGTCGGGGGACGGCACGGAGTAA
- a CDS encoding dihydroneopterin aldolase family protein — MEPTTPQAACFEAGIKFGSLYHQFAGTPVSPDSAASLERAIEESIENQPFCVDADVDVLEDELAAALAEQSAEYTELTGRFMRVELRIEYDDSVAVASMAMDGDYPRMRLDRVEECGGA; from the coding sequence ATGGAACCGACGACCCCACAGGCAGCCTGCTTCGAGGCGGGCATCAAGTTCGGGAGCCTCTATCACCAGTTCGCGGGCACACCTGTCTCGCCGGACAGCGCCGCGAGCCTCGAACGCGCCATCGAGGAGTCGATCGAGAACCAACCCTTCTGTGTCGACGCCGACGTCGACGTCCTCGAAGACGAACTGGCGGCCGCCCTCGCGGAACAGTCGGCGGAGTACACCGAGTTGACGGGGCGGTTCATGAGAGTCGAACTCAGGATCGAGTACGACGACAGCGTCGCCGTCGCTTCGATGGCGATGGACGGCGACTACCCGCGGATGCGACTCGACCGGGTCGAGGAATGCGGGGGGGCGTGA
- a CDS encoding aconitate hydratase: protein MGQTLTEKILDDHLVEGDLETGEEIGIEIDQVLTQDTTGTLVWLQFEALGLDEVQTELAAQYCDHQTYQFDFKNTDDHRFLRSAAGTFGAYYSRPGNGICHNVHKENFAAPGKTLLGSDSHTPTPGGLGQLAIGSGGLDVSVAMGGGAYYIEMPEVVNVHLEGELPEWATAKDIALHLLGELTVKGGVGKIFEYTGPGVESLTVPERTTITNLGTELGATSSIFPTDEKTKDWLSRIGREDDYVDLSPDEDAEYADQITVDLSELEPLIACPSMPDKVVPVSEVAGEDVEQVIIGSCTNGAYEDILPGAKMLKGRTVEKKTEMVVAPGSKQASEMLAREGWTAEMMAAGVNFSEATCGACIGIGHVPGSDSVSLRTFNRNFEGRSGIEDDNVYLCSPEVATAAAIAGEIVDPRDLADDLGDLEAPEFEMGSKYSEGMGQEDPDIIAPDEAVDDELIKGPNIGDVPLKDEMGSELSGPNLLKMEDNITTDHIIPATQDILMYRSNIPKLSEFTLSRVDEDFAQRALDSDGGFLVAGENYGQGSSREHAALCPMYLGVEGVLAQSFARIHKANLFNFGLIPLEIDASDYEQIEQGDDIEIVDDVADAVRSGQEEFTVRVNDEWELTATLDASERERRILADGGKLSHTKKQAEGGSDAAPADD, encoded by the coding sequence ATGGGACAGACACTCACCGAAAAGATCCTTGACGATCACCTCGTCGAGGGCGACCTCGAGACGGGCGAGGAGATCGGCATCGAGATCGATCAGGTGCTCACACAGGACACCACCGGCACGCTCGTGTGGCTGCAGTTCGAGGCGCTCGGCCTGGACGAAGTCCAGACCGAACTCGCCGCCCAGTACTGCGACCACCAGACCTACCAGTTCGACTTCAAAAACACCGACGACCACCGCTTCCTCCGAAGCGCCGCGGGGACGTTCGGTGCCTACTACAGCCGCCCCGGCAACGGTATCTGCCACAACGTCCACAAGGAGAACTTCGCCGCGCCCGGCAAGACGCTCCTCGGGTCCGACAGCCACACGCCGACGCCCGGCGGGCTCGGCCAGCTCGCGATCGGGTCGGGCGGCCTCGACGTCTCCGTCGCCATGGGTGGCGGCGCCTACTACATCGAGATGCCGGAAGTCGTCAACGTCCACCTCGAGGGCGAACTCCCCGAGTGGGCCACCGCGAAGGACATCGCGCTGCACCTGCTCGGCGAACTGACCGTCAAGGGCGGCGTCGGCAAGATCTTCGAGTACACCGGCCCCGGCGTCGAGTCGCTGACCGTCCCCGAGCGGACGACGATCACGAACCTCGGCACGGAGCTCGGCGCCACCTCCTCGATCTTCCCGACCGACGAGAAGACGAAAGACTGGCTCTCCCGGATCGGCCGCGAGGACGACTACGTCGACCTCTCGCCGGACGAGGACGCCGAGTACGCCGACCAGATCACGGTCGACCTCTCGGAACTCGAACCGCTCATCGCCTGCCCGTCGATGCCCGACAAGGTCGTGCCTGTCAGCGAGGTCGCCGGCGAGGACGTCGAGCAGGTCATCATCGGCTCCTGTACGAACGGCGCCTACGAGGACATTCTCCCCGGTGCGAAGATGCTCAAGGGCCGCACCGTCGAGAAGAAGACCGAGATGGTCGTCGCACCCGGCTCCAAACAGGCCAGCGAGATGCTCGCCCGTGAGGGCTGGACCGCCGAGATGATGGCCGCGGGCGTCAACTTCTCCGAGGCGACCTGTGGTGCCTGTATCGGCATCGGCCACGTGCCCGGTTCGGACTCGGTCTCGCTGCGGACGTTCAACCGCAACTTCGAGGGCCGCTCCGGCATCGAGGACGACAACGTCTACCTGTGCTCGCCCGAAGTCGCCACCGCCGCGGCGATCGCCGGCGAGATCGTCGACCCCCGGGACCTCGCCGACGACCTCGGCGACCTCGAGGCCCCCGAGTTCGAGATGGGGTCGAAATACAGCGAGGGCATGGGTCAGGAGGACCCCGACATCATCGCGCCCGACGAGGCCGTCGACGACGAGCTCATCAAGGGCCCGAACATCGGCGACGTGCCCCTGAAAGACGAGATGGGCTCGGAGCTCTCGGGACCGAACCTCCTGAAGATGGAGGACAACATCACGACCGACCACATCATCCCGGCGACCCAGGACATCCTGATGTACCGCTCGAACATCCCGAAGCTCTCGGAGTTCACCCTCTCCCGAGTCGACGAGGACTTCGCCCAGCGCGCACTCGATAGCGACGGCGGCTTCCTCGTCGCCGGCGAGAACTACGGCCAGGGCTCCTCCCGGGAGCACGCGGCGCTGTGTCCGATGTACCTCGGCGTCGAGGGCGTCCTCGCACAGAGCTTCGCCCGCATCCACAAGGCGAACCTGTTCAACTTCGGTCTCATCCCGCTGGAGATCGACGCCTCCGACTACGAGCAGATCGAGCAGGGCGACGACATCGAGATCGTCGACGACGTCGCCGACGCCGTCCGCTCCGGGCAAGAGGAGTTCACCGTCCGCGTCAACGACGAGTGGGAACTCACCGCGACGCTCGACGCCTCCGAGCGCGAGCGACGGATCCTCGCCGACGGCGGCAAGCTCTCGCACACGAAAAAGCAGGCCGAGGGCGGCAGCGACGCCGCGCCCGCCGACGACTGA
- a CDS encoding translation initiation factor IF-2 subunit beta → MEYEASLDRALEAVPDIGSAGERLSVPDAVAQTDGAFTRFTNLDAVADALNRETDHVHRFVQQTLATSGKLSEGVGRYNGNFDSRDFERVVDDYTEEYVRCSECGLPDTRLVQENRNLMLRCDACGAFRPVSKSTRTDDSGATEDDVEAGNTYTVKVTDTGRKGDGVAHRGDYTIFVPGADEGDVVDIYIESTSGNLAFSRLA, encoded by the coding sequence ATGGAATACGAAGCCAGCCTCGACCGGGCGCTGGAAGCCGTCCCCGACATCGGCTCGGCGGGCGAGCGGCTCTCGGTCCCCGACGCCGTCGCACAGACCGACGGTGCGTTCACGCGGTTTACCAACCTCGATGCAGTCGCGGACGCGCTGAACCGCGAGACCGACCACGTCCACCGGTTCGTCCAACAGACCCTCGCGACCTCCGGGAAACTCTCGGAGGGCGTCGGCCGATACAACGGAAACTTCGATTCGCGGGACTTCGAGCGCGTCGTCGACGACTACACCGAGGAGTACGTCCGCTGTAGTGAGTGTGGCCTTCCGGACACCCGTCTCGTCCAGGAGAACCGCAACCTCATGCTCCGGTGTGACGCCTGCGGCGCGTTCCGCCCCGTCTCGAAGAGCACGCGGACGGACGACTCGGGGGCGACCGAAGACGACGTCGAGGCCGGCAACACCTACACCGTAAAGGTAACCGACACCGGACGCAAGGGAGACGGGGTCGCCCACCGCGGCGACTACACGATCTTCGTTCCGGGGGCCGACGAGGGTGACGTCGTCGACATCTATATCGAGAGTACGAGCGGTAACCTCGCCTTCTCGCGGCTCGCCTGA